The DNA sequence AATTTCCGTTTTTGATTAGTTGCACATTCATTTGTTCCCAGTCATTCAGGATAAGAAGTCTTGAACGTACAGTTCACGTATAGCTTACTCAGACAGGATGTTTGTTCCGATCTCCGCATAACCAGGTACATTTGCGTGCAGCAAATATCATAGACCGCAGGCCATGTGTGATGATACTATCTTCAGTGGGCGCAACGAAGAGGGAAAACAACAACGGGCCCAACACCGAACCCTGAACATCTTTGATGACAATTGACTGCGAACGATTAGCCAGATACGATTCAATGGATGCCAGGGCAGAACTCTCCAACCCCAAACGGGTGTACAATCTTTTGATCAGGACAGCATGGTCGATAGTGTCGAAGGCCGACGATAAGTCAAGCAATAGCAGGACATCATTACCGTGATTATCAAGGGCCAAAATTATGTCATTGGAAACACGCAGCAAGGCAGTTTAAGTAACAGAAGCATGATCAGAGGGCATTTTGAAGGATAACGTAGCCAAGAAATAAATTCTCATCACAGCTTGTAATGCTGGAAAAATTCAGCCTCGGGGTTACACGCCTCCATGTGGAAGTTGAAATCGCCACAAATTAGACAGCTTATCTGTGAAATGGATAGCTCTTCAATAAGCCTACTGAAATCATCGAAGAACATAGACGAGGTCAATTTGTGTTTGGTTGATAGAGGTGGTCGATAGATAAAAGTTGTAGTTAAGTAGTTAATTTATAAAGAGGTATAGAGAGTATCTCATTTGTATATGTTAAACGTATGCTTCACCAACTATAGATAACTTTTCTTGTTTCTAGCTCCTATGATGTTAATCTTGGAATATGTACCATACGGGGATTTGCTAGGCTACTTGAGAAAAAGCCGAGGAATGGAAGATAAGTACTACAACTGCCCAGAGAGCTGCCAACAGGAAGTGACGTCATatgatttgctttcttttgcTCAGCAGATTGCTTCGGGAATGAGCTTTCTGGCTTCTAAAAAGGTTAATGCCTCtcagtttctttctttgttcccGTTTTTGGGATTATAAAGAATGTATCAATCTTCCTCATTTATTCACTAGGCGCAATATTTGCCAATTGTCACAAATTTTACTATTTGAGACACAGGAAGCAATTGACGTGGGCAGGAGTAAGTCATTGCAATAGGGAAGTTATGTGcccagaaaggaaaaaaattatttattggGACAAAGGTGAATATCgtctaaacaaaaaaagaggcGTCGACTCAAGACAGAACCCTGTGGGATACGAATGGAAAAGGTAATCTTGGTTGATATGGAGCCAGGTTGCCATGACTTTCCTTGCAGTAGCTCAGGGTTTGAGCCATGGAATGCCATGTTTCAATTCTCTCGGGGAATCCCATTTTTTCTGTCCTACTCTCGCGACATTACGAATATTGCCTTAAGTTTTCCTTATGTGCctctcatgtttttttttttatcatccGTGAAAGACAATACGGATTACTTCTGCAATGTTTTAAGGTTGTGTTTCATCTAGCCAAAGGAAGGGTTCTAATAAATTTGCCTATTCTTTCTAGTAGAGGCCTACTAACATGATTTACACTGTAATCATGCGACAGTTCTCTTAGCCAAAAAGATACAAAATCTAAAGTTTATACTCTCCCAAACTCTATATTATGGATAACTCTGATTTACGACTTTTGCTTTGACTTTTTGGTGTTTGTTGTCTATATCTGGTAATAATGAAgatggtgacgatgatgatggtaaCAATAATGATCATTTTTGATACTATTGCTAGATCCTTCACCGAGACCTTGCAGCTCGCAATGTTTTAGTAGGCGTAGGAAGGATCTGTAAAATCACAGACTTTGGACTGGCTCTCATAAGAGACAAATATCAGTATCTTTACTGCACTGCAATACGAAAGGTAATTATCAAAGCACCGCTATGTACAGTTTTACTTTGGCCGTGCAGCCTCTTCCGGGGAGTTACTGCTGGAAACTTTTGGTGGAGTTGCGGCTTGCTTCGTGAGCCAAACCCTATTCAACTTGAGAtgaaatttatttattgttttgctcTATTCTATTTCAGGCCTGTACTGAAATTGAAATTGCATCCCTATTTCATACCACTTTTTCGCACGATACACACTCGGCTGATACGTGTTTCAAGTTTCTAGAAAATGCTTTACTTTGAGTCACCAGAGATTTGGAGGCGAGTTTTCAACTCCCACATTCTATTCAAAATTCCTTaattaagaaattaattataacaaaaagtGACAACAATAGCAACTGTACTATGTCCACTTATTTTTCCACCCAGAGGGTACAAGTCTTACTGTTTTTCAGACCTTTAATTGCAGACCAGAAAGGTCAAATACGACATACACTACAAAGGATGGAAAACCTTTAAAAGTGTGTATATCGACTGTCCCAAAGGGTGGCATTTAATGCTTTTCCAGTTAATAACTGTTGAGCTTTAACGTCATTTGGTTTCAAACGTGACAGGGAAGACTTCCAATCAAATGGACTGCTCCTGAACATTTGTTTAATGACGCACAGGACAAGGACGTGAGAGTATCAGAAAAAAGCGACGTGTAAGTTTTAGCCTGTTGATACTCCTTGTCAGAGATCAACAAaaagattttaacttttttaaaatgtcagGGTGAAATATGATGAGAACACGTTTTGTACTGCcttctttaaaaacaaacaaacaatacaaGAACAATATTACGCTAATATTTTAAATAAGTGAGTGgtgaaaaagtgttttcatcgttccagaaaaaaatatgaaagcGCAAGAGTTTGCAAGAGTTTGCCAGAAAATAGGAGAGTAGAGTTTAAGGTAGTTAATATAAAACCTTTCTTCTCTTCAAATCTTGTTTATAACTTGGTACTTAGACAACGGTAATAGCAAAGAAAGTATAATTGTAGTAGTATAATATAGGAATACATGTCCAACATAAGTTCTTATTATTAATGAATGATTATGCAAAATTATATCAACAGCTGGTCTTATGGAGTTGTTCTGTACGAGATCTTTACCTTAGGTACGTATCTCGCTAGCCATTTTCTTGGCACATAGTTTTGAGTTATACTTTCAATAACTGTTTGTGACTTTGTTAGAATTTTCATGGTGTTGGAATTAATACCTCTATCAAATTATTATGACGTCAAATTTGACACATGAGTACTATGAGCATCCCAGCTCCACAAAAACTAGCAATCTTCTCTGCATCAGGACAGAAACTGTATAGTTCGGCTCCTTCGGCCGGTCTGCATAGTTTTCATATCATAACCAGGCCTCTCTAATAATcactaattattattttatcctttttttcccTGTAGGAGGAACCCCATATCCTCATTGGAATGAATGGAAAGTGGTTTATGAGATTAAAGTCAATAAACACCGCATGAGTCAGCCAGAACATATCAGCGAGGAGCTGtaagaaaacaagaatttctATATAGCAATAATAGTTGCGGCTTTCgaatgatatgaagaattatggagggTCACTTTTCCGACGTGGCCGAGGACTGAGGCGGGAAACATTCTCCGAGATCTGCacaattcttcagatcataagAAGGCCTAGTTCActgactgttttattattcactcaACTATTTCAGACGTAAATTAAAACTTGCCTACCTCGATCTACGTAAGGTTCCCGTCTTCATACTATTTGCCTGCTTCTCGACAGTTTCACTTTAAACAAAGGTTGTCGTCCGTCAAGTGATATTTTCTAAATAGGTAAGATAAAGAGGTGAAAGGCGCGCCACACGAGCAAAAGACCCAAACGGCCGGAGTttatcccggtttccttagtgtgaagcatgcctaggagcaTTGCCACTCGCCCCCCATACAGGATGCCAGCCTATCGCAGTGTTACCTCCCAGCAGTAtttcgccggtacccatttatacacctgggtgaatcGAGGCAGAGTGGAGTagagttccttgtctaaggaaacaacacgacgggcgaggcttgaactCCAGATCTCCAGATCCGCTGTCCGAGGTGTTAACCGCTTGGCCACAAACGCTTCCATATTTTCTTAATACTTGTCATGATTTTAGCTTTAAGTttggccatttttcttttcaaaacgtGAAATCTTCAGCTCTAATAAAAACAGCTGAGCTAGAACGCATTCTAACACTTCTGTTGGCGTCCATTGTATTGATATCGGCAAAAGTGATTTGTACTTATTGcacaaaacaaaatatcaaccaatcaaatAAATTTCGTTCTGCAAAACTCACCAGAGcgcggaattttttttttttttcaatttgcagATACCAGATAATGTTAGAATGCTGGGACGAGGATCCCAACAATCGCCCAACATTTGAAAGGCTTCATGAAACGATAACTGAATTCCTTAAGGAAGAGGTAAATATTTTCATTCTTCCATTCTTGACAATCTATCTTGCTATTATCCTAccttctggactagtcaatctaGCTTTCTCTcgtgaaactgtttttttttcaattgccagcatccgtttattgataaaacgATGGTCGTTAATACGCCCGCTGAACCAAACGCACGGGTACTAGTTCTTGGTTAGCAATATGCCGCgaatgctcaacaaagatcgcACTAGATTCATTCAGAGTCTTTCTCCAGTACGCTAAAATCAAGCAAGCGAAAGAAAGACTCTACTGGCAGGGTGGCTATTATTGTCGTTAACTTGTAATATTAGTTACATCGATCTCGTTCGAATGGCTGTTGATTTGCAGTATTAACTCTGATTCGTTTTGAACAAGATGCAgatggttttcaaaaatcatcgGCGAGATTGTTTCTAATCATTCTCTgctttttacatgtatttcaccCTTTGTAGCTAAAACCAATATGATATGGTCGCAAAGAGTTAAAACTAATATTTAATTAACAACAATATAAATTACAGATACCACGTTTTACAAtacctaaaagctattttttcgcATTATTGTTTTAGCATTATGTTGATCTGGACAAGTACGAACCAAGCTTGTACACAAATGTGGAAGAAATGCCTTCTATCACGAATCAGCCTGCATGGCAAGAAGATGCAGAAAACGTTCTTGAAAAGATAGATAAGGATTCAAGAGTTTCTGCAAACAAAGACTTTAAACTGTAGCGTGATCAGACATACATAGTTGTAGAGAGTCATCTGAATTTTCTGTATATTCTAGAAACCTGTAGTTTATGATCAGAGCCCACCTCTCTTACACGTGAAGAAACCCCAAGGAAGAATATCAGCGCAAGGAAGAAAAGCGACTTGGATTTGGGCCGAACAGTTGCTGAGACGAGATACTTCCAGCCAGGCAACGGCAAAGCGGACAGTGCGTATTACATGTATGGTACGATTAAGCTTACTGAGTGGAAATGAACTGTGATTGTATGTTATGATACTTCCAGTAGTCGCCATCGAACAAAAGAATTCAATACATTGGTTGAGGAACCAGGCAAGGACGGAGGCAGAATGACAGCTGCAGGCGACTGGGAGAAACGGAAGGAAATTTCCGCGTATCAGTGAGTCATTGCAGTGGGCTGTCAACGTGATGTTTGGTGAAAGCAGTATAACAATGGCAGAAACGAGTGATTTTGGCGCTGCAGACGCATCTGTTATCGTCAGTTTGGAATTAACAAAACTCACGACTAACGACTTTAAATTTTTTCTCCTACTGTTGGGGTTTAATAACTTTGAAACGTTATCGTATCACTGCTGTAATACAGCAGACACCACTTGCAAGTGGTGTGTTTTTGTATTATCTGTAGGAGGCGCGCGCCGAGGTGCTTGAATTGGATCACGTGAGTAGTCAGTTCCTCTTGTCCCTCGTCGGGCAATGTGTAGCTGGTCACGTTAATGAGTGCAGCTGAATTGCGAGTCAGCAGTGTCACACTGATAATTGGTGCGGGCCGGGGTATGAGATGATAAAGGATAAAGGGCCTCATAGCCCCTTAGATGGCTACACAGCTAAGAGGTCCTCATAGCATGCAATTTCCAAGGTTACATCACcaggcattttttcgttttccttccGTCTTCTGCCCATCAGTTGATGCGACAGTACCACAGTCCTGTTGTTGACATCAACTGTCATTTTTGCCTGACCCAGGAAGGAATCGCAAAACACATTGCTATCCCAGATCTGAAAAGTAAACGGCCATTTCAAATGACTTAATGAATTTGTTTCCTTCTAGAAGgagttacataaaaaaaaaaaataaataaataaataaatcgagAAATAAATAACTGTTAACGatattttctatttgttttggCATCACAGATGTAGTTCGATGATCGAAAgtgttttaacatttttaggTTCTAATAAATACTTCTTAAATCTACTGACTATAGCTCATTAACTAGGTGGAATTCTTTGAAGACTTCTAATTCTAACCgttgataacttgtttctgtTACAGGACGTTTTCGTAAAAACCCGTTATAGAATGATGATGGCTATCGCATTTTCCGCAAACAAAGACGCTAGTTTACGTGTGCGCTCTACTTAGTATTAAGAAAAAAGTCGTCCTTGTCTTAGGATTCAAAAGTCTCTTCTCCTACTATTGGTAAAAACAACGACAGTATCTTGGAAAATAGTATAGAAGGCACCATTTATTAGGTCAGTAGTACCTGTATCACAAGGTGCGTTTTCTTTGGCCTTCTGACAAAAAATAAGGCACCAGAGTTCCATTCAGGATTAGCAGTGTCGCTGAGTGTTGGTGTTCTAACTGTTTTTCCTTCACATGTGACCAGAGCATAAGGATCAAGACCTTTAACCAAATAACAAGAATGAACTGAAATATTTCGGATAGACACAGTTTCTGTGTTATAATATGTAAACACTTGGAGCTGTCGATGGCAAAAAATAAGTTGAGACACATTTCTCTAATTGGGCCTGGCTAACGTTTTGCTGACTTCAAAAGGGAAAAATGGAGCTTACCCTCTCCAAGCCCCTCCATGCAATGCTGTGCCGCTGTTCGAGCTGCCTGTAGGAAGCAACAAACACCCTAAATTTTaatggaggggagggaggggtgtGGATGTTTTGTTCTCCGAATCTACTGCATTAGAGGACGGTGTCTCAAcgattttgtcgccgattgtgtTGTTGGGGTTTTCCTttccagttaaaaaaaacagaTATTTAGTATAGCCGTTGTCTAGCTTCATTCCCGCGCTTTCAGTCTGCTCAAGCTTCCTGTTCTCTGCTTTCGGAATCAAAGGCGGTGACAAAACACGTGGGAATTTAACTGAGCGTTCGCTCATCCTGTGAATACTTTTGCAGTGCATTCCAAATTCCATCAAAATTGGGTATGTTAAATGTTTGTGAGATGGTTTTACTGAGGGATGTGTAACGTCTCAAAAAGGTTATTAAAACGTTGTATATTCTTACTTAATATCGGGGATCTCTTCTTGATACCATTAGCAGACTTGACCAGTACTGACAATACACACACGGGCGAACGCATTCGAGGGATGCAGCAACAGATCTTGCTTCCTGTTGGATGATCCTTCTCCAGAAGCCTGGgtttaattttcaacaaataTAAGAGTTTTAGAGAATAAGAGAGGATAAAATCAACGACCTTTGAGTAATGAAAATCTATTTTGATTTTGACAGAAATGCTAGATCAGGGCAGGGGccagtttctcgaaagtcctgatATCAAACGAGCATTGTCGTACCCGTTCGAACCACTGATAAGCCGGTGTGCGGTCAAAATTCTTTTTAGAGTTCCTAATACCTTCTAATataaaatattagtaaaatccaactagtagtCTATTaacaatgctgcattctgattggttgagctacaactaggctatatgttatagcccactagtagcgaaaagcgcttgctttgaaaaccaaaaagcAATGTCagttgaatcgcgttttgctagctaaagttgttttgtctcgatgtttttgaccaactagttggattttactaaaacagttattcctctcgccccCCTGGCCTCTgaatcaaaaaagcaatagcccACGAGGCCGAAGGCTCGAggagtaattgttaaataatgttaatgataacgataaagataaacgataatgataacgataacggtAACGATAAAGAAGACGGTAAAGAAAATGGTAACGGTAACGATAACGATGGCgacaacgataacgataacggtAACGATAACGAAAACGGTAACGATAACGAAGGCGACAACGATAACGAGAATGATAAAGATAACGGTAACGATAAAGAAGACGATAACGAAAATGGCAACGGTCACGATAACGATGGCGACAACGATAACAACAACGATAACGagaatgataacgataacggtAACGATAAAAAAGACGATAACTAAAACggtaacgataacgataacgagaATGATAGCGATAACGGTAACGATAACGATGGCGACAACGATAATGAGTATGATAAAGATGAAGATGAGTTGAGGATAAAGACGAAGATAAAGATTAAAACAGGATAAAGCAAGATCAGGATTAAGATAACGATAAATAAAAGCAAAGAATTCAAGTTTTAGAAAGAAGGCCATCTGAAATTGTGTGCATGTGTGATAACGggagtgaaaaacaaaattgacatttcCACGTAAACTTTACCCTCATAAAATAGCCTTCTGGGTTTAATCATTTATTGCGACCGTTTGAATTCGAGAAACGCCCACTGCGAGAGTAGAAGAGGAACagaagttttcttttcaagtgCTCTGTTTGTGATGAGAATTTCTTGTAACCACCAGTACACTGTTGTACGTTCATTATATCTTCAATATTTCATATCTGTATAATATGTTTATATTACTTACATGGCATCAGAAGACTCCTCAGTGTATATTCTTATCATAAATTTTCCGGCTTCGTTTGGATCGTACGTTGATGGTACAATTACATATCTCCCTTTCTTCAGTTGATATCTGTTAACCACTTCACGCATATTTATAAAAATAGAGTCACCAGCCTTTTCAAACATCGTGTGTATACGATAAGTTCGATTTTCTTCAACCTAAATGAAAAATAGGAAAGTAAGCCAGGAAtagtttttataaaaaaattcagtATCATATCCAGGAAAATCAAGCGCAAACGTTGATGTTTGACTTCATTTCCCTCATAAGGGTGGTATGACTTTCATGATGCATAATTATTGTATACTGTATATAAGATAATTCGATTCACAATCAATGAATAATCAGTGTTCCTTTGTAAGTGAAGTTGGCTCGTTTGAATTCGCACGCTGAGGGAAGATCGTCATATGATAAACTGCAAGATTTTTTCAAGGGAGTTTTGGATGGATTTAAGGGTGCACTTCTTGGGGGCCATCGCAATCCAGattcttaaattaaaaaaaaaaggatttttcttTTACGCTGATCTGGCTAATGTATAAAATTGAACGAAGGGAATATTTTACAAAGAAACTGTGGTGCTACATCTGTGGCTGAGAGAAAAAGGTTGGCGTCAGTCAATTGAGTTGATAAGGCAGACTGGTCGCTGTAGGGAGACAGAGAAGGTGACGTTTCGACcactacaatcttggacaaaatgttttgaaaaatggACGTTACCATGTCTAGTTTCAAGATAAAGctataggccctttgcagctagccattcaggTGGTACAAACCgccgtgctggagagcaaaagtcgcactgggacaagacaaacaaagaaaattaccatttcaaattatgtatgtcttttgtttgtcttgtcccagtgcgactctTGCTCTCCAGCGTGAGTGGCTTTGTACCACGTGATTGGCTAGCTTCAAAGGGCTTATTGAAAGCACTTGAAACAACTAAAAATGCTCCTCCCCCCCGAAGAAATGTTGAAGTCCGACTGGACCATTTCTCACCCCGGCTTAACAACATTGACCGGGGTGGGACGAAGGGAGGGGCCTTAGTGGTACCAAATCAGCGGGATAGGCTTTCTGTAGGTAAGAAAGTGCAAAATGTCTTAATCCTTTTTGTCCAAGGTTGTAGCACTTTATCACACGAGCGGCTGGCGCTCAAAACGTAACCTGTTCTATCTTCCTCTTCAACTCGTAGTGTACAAATTGCTCCTGCGGTTTTG is a window from the Porites lutea chromosome 10, jaPorLute2.1, whole genome shotgun sequence genome containing:
- the LOC140949581 gene encoding tyrosine kinase receptor Cad96Ca-like gives rise to the protein MTSTIIKACEDCDGECDPRCLSVSATCWEVAPKQVDLQHTLGSGSFGEVWKAVVSGLKGVAGETTVAVKKLKRNCSEVEKKSLAQEIELGKSLDGNKHPNIVNFLGCVSTSAPMMLILEYVPYGDLLGYLRKSRGMEDKYYNCPESCQQEVTSYDLLSFAQQIASGMSFLASKKILHRDLAARNVLVGVGRICKITDFGLALIRDKYQYLYCTAIRKGRLPIKWTAPEHLFNDAQDKDVRVSEKSDVWSYGVVLYEIFTLGGTPYPHWNEWKVVYEIKVNKHRMSQPEHISEELYQIMLECWDEDPNNRPTFERLHETITEFLKEEHYVDLDKYEPSLYTNVEEMPSITNQPAWQEDAENVLEKIDKDSRVSANKDFKL